GAATATTACTGCTGTAAACATAGTTTTACCGACCTTGTGTTTTAATGGCCTTCTTGCAAGATAGGCAGACATTAATAATGCACCTAAGGCAGGGGCTGATCTAAGTATACCAAGTCCAAATGAACCTATCATTAGAATACTACTTGCGTAAATTGGAAGTAAAGCTGTAGCCCCACCAAATAATACTGCGAACAAATCTAGTGATATTGCTCCGAGTACAATAGGTCTACTTTTAATAAAAAATATTCCAGCGAATAATGATTTTAAGCTGGTAGGCTCTGGTTTAAATTCTTCTTTTCTCATTGAAATTTGAGATATAAGAATACTTGATATTAAATACAAGGCACCAGTTAAGATATATACCAAGGTTGAACCAAAAGAATAAAGGATACCACCAACAGCCGGTCCTATAATAACTGCAAATTCAGAAACCGAGGACATTAAAGCTGAAGCTCTTGGAAAAATATCGCGGCTTACAATATTGGGCAATAACGCCTGCATTGGTGGACCTTCAAAGGAATGAGCAACAGCTACAAAGAAAATGATCATAAGAAATCTTTCTTTAGTAATCCATCCACTGAAACTTCCAAAAGCTAGAATTAGAATAAATATACTTTGAACTATTTGGCTTATGGTTATTATTTTTCTACGATCATATCGGTCTGATATATGACCAACGTAAAGTGAAAACAAAAGCATTGGCAAAAATTGTACTAGACCAACTAGCCCTAAATAAAAAGCAGAATGAGTTAAAGAATACATCTGCCAGCCAACGGCAACTGTAAGCATTTGATAAGCAAAGTTAGTGGACACTCGTGCCACCATTAAAAATCTTAAAGCTTTATTTTGTAATAAAGTTGAGTCATTATTTGAAACCATTATATTCAAGACCTTTCTATAAAGTAATTTTAGCTCCGAGTAGAGCTTTTTTAATGTCAATTAGTATTGATTTTTATCTATTTGACCACATCTTCTATTTTTTCATACTAAACATATCAAGATTATTCTACAACATATGTTATTAATTATCAAACTAGAGAAAAATTATCAATACAAAGTTCAATTATATTTCTTTCGCAAACATCACTGAGGATATTTATGAAGGACAAGTGAACTTTATTATTGTTTAAATTTAATAAACAATATAGATGCTACATGTTAGAGGTATTATATTAAAATACGATTAGGTTTATAAAATAGAGCCCGTAAAATTAAAAAAGTAATAAAAATTTACTATTTAAATACGTTTACATTGGAAGTTGTGTTATAATGTAAAAGATGGTTTGCGAATTGAAAAGGAGAGATTTAATGTCAAAAGATTTTAAATGGACAAAAGTTATGAAAAAATTAATTGTTTTTGTAATGGCTTTAAGCATTTATTCAGGTACAGGGATTGCTTTTTCAAGTAATGTAGCTAAAGCAGCAACATTAAATAAAGAATTAATTTGTTCAACAACAGCGTATACATCAGGAACTGAAAGTAAAACAGCAAGTGGAAGAATAGTAGAAAGAAATCCAAATGGCATAAGCACAGTTTCAGTTGATCCAAATGTAATTCCTTTCGGAACATATTTATATATTGAAGGTTATGGATATGCAGTAGCTGCAGATACTGGTAGTGCAATAAATGGAAATGAACTTGATTTATACTTTAGTAGTTCTAGTGAATGTTATAATTGGGGTACAAAAACTGTTAAAGCCTTAGTTTTAGGGGATTCTACAAACATATAAAAGTACAAATAATGTAAATTTTAAAATTGTTTTAGCAAAACAATTTAGATAATAAATATCTAAATTTGAAATTGAATAGTAGTAAAAATTTAATATAGCAATTTTCAATTATAGTTGCAACTTGTAGTTACAATTGAATGTATGAAAAAAAGTAAAACAGTCGTAGTATGAGGAAAGTTATGTTAAAACAGAAACCCGTTAGGAATGTTAAAAATTAAACAGTATAAATTGTCAAAAAAAAGTATAGCCATCAATAAATTTATTACTATGTTTCATACGTAGTATATAAAATATATAAAAGTGAATTTTGATAGTTGTATTAATGAATAATTTTCTATTTAGATAAACTCAGACAAGCTTATCTATAGAAATAACAATGTTAAACAATTATATGGTAAAGATACAATAAGTGTATTATGTAAAAGAAGTGTTTCTTAAATGAGACACTTCTTTTTAGTTCTGATATCATATTTGATGAGCCAGAAGGCTGAAAGAAGCCGGTGTAGCTATTATCTAGATATAACTAATTGAAGCATTTGACTAGTAATAAACAAAGCGAATTATAACGCAAGTTGAAATTACTAAGTACAAATTAGCGAAAGCAGCGGAAGGTTTGATTAGTGACCAACAAGGTGAATTAAGACGCAAGTTGATATTACTAAGACAGATTAAAGTTATTTCAATGAAGTATATCTAAAGAATATTAGCTAATATAATTAAGCCTTTATCTTAACAAATTAAAATTAATAAGAAGATTCTAATGCGATGTAAAGATAATATCTAGTGTTGCAAGAATATTAGTAAAGAAAGGGTGATAAAAATCCAAGAAGAAGATCCATTTCAGTCTAGGAAAGAGTTAGGATTTGCTTAACCATCAATTAGTTAATATAATTTGACTAATTGGTGTTTTTTTGCTATTCAATTATTTAATTAAAACCATATTTTAAAGAATATTTTTCAAAGTTACAAAGAGATGGCGTGATTATGTGTGGGATCACAACTATACCTGTAAAATTAGCAGAGATAGCATTAAAACGTCTGGAAATGTTAAATTATTAAATTGTGACTTTATTGCTAGAATATATGTGAAAACCTAGTATATATGATTTTTTCTATATATAATTATGAAAATTTTGTCTGTTTATAGCAAAAGTTACCGTTGACCTTAAAGG
The DNA window shown above is from Clostridium beijerinckii and carries:
- a CDS encoding MFS transporter, coding for MVSNNDSTLLQNKALRFLMVARVSTNFAYQMLTVAVGWQMYSLTHSAFYLGLVGLVQFLPMLLFSLYVGHISDRYDRRKIITISQIVQSIFILILAFGSFSGWITKERFLMIIFFVAVAHSFEGPPMQALLPNIVSRDIFPRASALMSSVSEFAVIIGPAVGGILYSFGSTLVYILTGALYLISSILISQISMRKEEFKPEPTSLKSLFAGIFFIKSRPIVLGAISLDLFAVLFGGATALLPIYASSILMIGSFGLGILRSAPALGALLMSAYLARRPLKHKVGKTMFTAVIFFGLSTIVFALSKSVVISFLALFVLGASDVISVVIRSTLVQLETPDYMRGRVSSVNMIFIGTSNQLGEFESGLTASLLGTVPAAFIGGIGTILVVMLWMKLFPSILHVDKFEASKS
- a CDS encoding murein transglycosylase codes for the protein MSKDFKWTKVMKKLIVFVMALSIYSGTGIAFSSNVAKAATLNKELICSTTAYTSGTESKTASGRIVERNPNGISTVSVDPNVIPFGTYLYIEGYGYAVAADTGSAINGNELDLYFSSSSECYNWGTKTVKALVLGDSTNI